The proteins below come from a single Antennarius striatus isolate MH-2024 chromosome 18, ASM4005453v1, whole genome shotgun sequence genomic window:
- the LOC137611836 gene encoding F-box-like/WD repeat-containing protein TBL1XR1 isoform X1 yields the protein MSISSDEVNFLVYRYLQESGFSHSAFTFGIESHISQSNINGALVPPAALISIIQKGLQYVEAEVSINEDGTLFDGRPIESLSLIDAVMPDVVQTRQQAYRDKLAQQQQQVAAAVSAAGGSSTASQGSTKNGEGAANGEENGPHALANHHSDMMEVDRDVEIPQSKAMVLRGHESEVFICAWNPVNDLLASGSGDSTARIWNLSENSTGGSTQLVLRHCIREGGQDVPSNKDVTSLDWNSEGTLLATGSYDGFARIWTKDGNLASTLGQHKGPIFALKWNKKGNFILSAGVDKTTIIWDAHTGEAKQQFPFHSAPALDVDWQSNNTFASCSTDMCIHVCKLGQDRPVKTFQGHTNEVNAIKWDPTGSLLASCSDDMTLKIWSMKQDSCVHDLQAHSKEIYTIKWSPTGPGTNNPNANLMLASASFDSTVRLWDVERGVCIHTLTRHQEPVYSVAFSPDGRHLASGSFDKCVHIWNTQTGALVHSYRGTGGIFEVCWNATGDKVGASASDGSVCVLDLRK from the exons ATGAGCATCAGCAGTGATGAGGTCAACTTTCTGGTGTATAGATACCTGCAAGAGTCAG GCTTCTCCCACTCAGCGTTCACCTTCGGCATAGAGAGCCACATCAGCCAGTCCAACATCAATGGAGCCCTGGTGCCTCCTGCCGCCCTCATCTCCATCATCCAGAAGGGCCTGCAGTACGTGGAGGCTGAAGTCAGCATCAATGAG GATGGAACCCTGTTTGACGGGCGACCCATCGAGTCTCTGTCCCTGATTGATGCCGTGATGCCGGACGTGGTCCAGACCCGGCAGCAGGCCTACAGGGACAAGCtggcccagcagcagcagcaggtagcGGCGGCGGTATCGGCGGCCGGCGGCAGCAGCACGGCGTCGCAGGGAAGCACAAAGAACGGAGAAGGAGCCGCCAACGGGGAGGAGAATGGGCCCCACGCCTTAGCCA ATCACCACTCGGACATGATGGAGGTGGACAGGGATGTGGAGATCCCCCAGAGTAAAGCCATGGTCCTCAGGGGCCACGAATCAGAGGTTTTCATCTGTGCCTGGAACCCGGTGAACGACCTCCTCGCCTCCGG GTCTGGGGACTCGACGGCGCGGATCTGGAACCTGAGTGAGAACAGCACCGGCGGCTCCACCCAGCTGGTTCTCAGGCACTGCATACGGGAAGGAGGGCAGGACGTACCCAGCAACAAAGATGTCACCTCACTAGACtggaat AGTGAAGGAACGCTGCTGGCGACGGGTTCCTACGACGGTTTTGCCAGAATATGGACAAAAGACG GGAACCTGGCCAGCACTCTGGGTCAGCATAAAGGTCCAATATTTGCACTCAAGTGGAACAAGAAAGGAAACTTCATCCTCAGCGCTGGCGTGGACAAG ACCACCATCATCTGGGACGCCCACACGGGGGAGGCCAAGCAGCAGTTCCCGTTCCACTCAG cccccgCTCTAGACGTGGACTGGCAGAGCAACAACACGTTTGCCTCCTGCAGCACAGACATGTGCATCCATGTGTGTAAGCTGGGTCAGGACCGACCCGTCAAGACCTTCCAGGGACACacg AATGAGGTGAACGCCATCAAGTGGGATCCCACTGGCAGCTTACTGGCCTCCTGCTCAGACGACATGACGCTGAAG ATCTGGAGTATGAAGCAGGACTCCTGCGTCCACGACCTTCAGGCCCACAGCAAAGAGATCTACACCATCAAGTGGAGCCCCACCGGCCCCGGGACCAACAACCCCAACGCCAACCTCATGCTCGCCAG TGCATCGTTTGACTCCACGGTGCGTTTGTGGGACGTGGAGCGCGGGGTGTGTATCCACACACTCACCCGCCACCAGGAGCCCGTCTACAGCGTGGCCTTCAGCCCCGACGGCCGACACCTCGCCAGCGGATCCTTCGACAAGTGTGTCCACATCTGGAACACTCAG ACGGGGGCTCTGGTCCACAGCTACAGGGGCACGGGAGGGATCTTTGAGGTTTGCTGGAACGCCACGGGAGACAAAGTCGGAGCCAGCGCGTCGGACGGATCG
- the LOC137611836 gene encoding F-box-like/WD repeat-containing protein TBL1XR1 isoform X2, which yields MSISSDEVNFLVYRYLQESGFSHSAFTFGIESHISQSNINGALVPPAALISIIQKGLQYVEAEVSINEDGTLFDGRPIESLSLIDAVMPDVVQTRQQAYRDKLAQQQQQVAAAVSAAGGSSTASQGSTKNGEGAANGEENGPHALANHHSDMMEVDRDVEIPQSKAMVLRGHESEVFICAWNPVNDLLASGSGDSTARIWNLSENSTGGSTQLVLRHCIREGGQDVPSNKDVTSLDWNSEGTLLATGSYDGFARIWTKDGNLASTLGQHKGPIFALKWNKKGNFILSAGVDKTTIIWDAHTGEAKQQFPFHSAPALDVDWQSNNTFASCSTDMCIHVCKLGQDRPVKTFQGHTNEVNAIKWDPTGSLLASCSDDMTLKIWSMKQDSCVHDLQAHSKEIYTIKWSPTGPGTNNPNANLMLAR from the exons ATGAGCATCAGCAGTGATGAGGTCAACTTTCTGGTGTATAGATACCTGCAAGAGTCAG GCTTCTCCCACTCAGCGTTCACCTTCGGCATAGAGAGCCACATCAGCCAGTCCAACATCAATGGAGCCCTGGTGCCTCCTGCCGCCCTCATCTCCATCATCCAGAAGGGCCTGCAGTACGTGGAGGCTGAAGTCAGCATCAATGAG GATGGAACCCTGTTTGACGGGCGACCCATCGAGTCTCTGTCCCTGATTGATGCCGTGATGCCGGACGTGGTCCAGACCCGGCAGCAGGCCTACAGGGACAAGCtggcccagcagcagcagcaggtagcGGCGGCGGTATCGGCGGCCGGCGGCAGCAGCACGGCGTCGCAGGGAAGCACAAAGAACGGAGAAGGAGCCGCCAACGGGGAGGAGAATGGGCCCCACGCCTTAGCCA ATCACCACTCGGACATGATGGAGGTGGACAGGGATGTGGAGATCCCCCAGAGTAAAGCCATGGTCCTCAGGGGCCACGAATCAGAGGTTTTCATCTGTGCCTGGAACCCGGTGAACGACCTCCTCGCCTCCGG GTCTGGGGACTCGACGGCGCGGATCTGGAACCTGAGTGAGAACAGCACCGGCGGCTCCACCCAGCTGGTTCTCAGGCACTGCATACGGGAAGGAGGGCAGGACGTACCCAGCAACAAAGATGTCACCTCACTAGACtggaat AGTGAAGGAACGCTGCTGGCGACGGGTTCCTACGACGGTTTTGCCAGAATATGGACAAAAGACG GGAACCTGGCCAGCACTCTGGGTCAGCATAAAGGTCCAATATTTGCACTCAAGTGGAACAAGAAAGGAAACTTCATCCTCAGCGCTGGCGTGGACAAG ACCACCATCATCTGGGACGCCCACACGGGGGAGGCCAAGCAGCAGTTCCCGTTCCACTCAG cccccgCTCTAGACGTGGACTGGCAGAGCAACAACACGTTTGCCTCCTGCAGCACAGACATGTGCATCCATGTGTGTAAGCTGGGTCAGGACCGACCCGTCAAGACCTTCCAGGGACACacg AATGAGGTGAACGCCATCAAGTGGGATCCCACTGGCAGCTTACTGGCCTCCTGCTCAGACGACATGACGCTGAAG ATCTGGAGTATGAAGCAGGACTCCTGCGTCCACGACCTTCAGGCCCACAGCAAAGAGATCTACACCATCAAGTGGAGCCCCACCGGCCCCGGGACCAACAACCCCAACGCCAACCTCATGCTCGCCAGGTGA